The following coding sequences lie in one Gammaproteobacteria bacterium genomic window:
- a CDS encoding LysM peptidoglycan-binding domain-containing protein, with protein MRRNLRVAGALATMVLAVAATTATYVVRSGDSLSRIAERNDTTVQALVDANHIKNPNLIAVGQVLIIPNKESYVVQAGDTLEGIAKRLGITVEQLARANGITDPNLIYVGTRLQVGSDAPAFDPEVQEPQTYTVRRGDTLSAIALRFATSVDRIADVNGIKDPNLITAGTVLVVTEGAWLCPVPGATFFNDWGFPRSGGRFHTGNDLFASRGTPVQAPVGGVVRQVTGSIGGFQVNLLGNDGTLYIASHLDHFGADGVVVAGEIIGYVGDSGNAIGSRTHVHFEIHPNNRDAVNPYPVLSKACR; from the coding sequence ATGAGAAGGAACCTACGAGTCGCCGGAGCACTCGCGACCATGGTGCTTGCCGTGGCCGCCACCACGGCGACCTATGTCGTGCGTTCAGGAGACTCGCTGTCGAGGATCGCCGAGCGAAACGATACGACCGTACAGGCACTCGTCGACGCCAATCACATCAAGAACCCGAATCTGATCGCCGTCGGTCAGGTGCTGATCATCCCGAACAAGGAAAGCTACGTGGTGCAGGCGGGAGACACGCTCGAGGGCATCGCAAAGCGGCTTGGCATCACGGTCGAGCAGTTGGCCAGAGCCAACGGCATCACCGACCCGAACCTCATCTACGTCGGAACCAGGCTCCAGGTCGGCTCCGACGCGCCTGCGTTCGATCCTGAGGTCCAGGAGCCACAGACCTACACGGTTCGGCGTGGAGACACCCTGAGCGCGATCGCCCTGCGTTTCGCGACGTCGGTGGATCGGATCGCAGACGTGAACGGAATCAAGGACCCGAATCTGATCACGGCGGGCACCGTGCTCGTCGTGACCGAAGGCGCTTGGCTCTGCCCGGTTCCGGGAGCAACTTTCTTCAACGACTGGGGCTTCCCGCGGTCGGGAGGCCGTTTCCACACGGGGAACGATCTGTTCGCTTCCCGAGGGACACCCGTGCAGGCTCCTGTCGGCGGCGTCGTCCGACAGGTGACCGGGTCGATCGGCGGGTTCCAGGTCAACCTCCTCGGGAACGACGGAACGCTCTACATCGCGAGCCATCTCGACCATTTTGGTGCCGACGGCGTCGTCGTTGCAGGTGAGATCATCGGCTACGTAGGCGACAGCGGGAACGCGATCGGTTCGCGGACACATGTTCATTTCGAAATCCATCCCAACAACAGGGACGCCGTGAACCCGTATCCGGTGCTGTCGAAGGCATGCCGGTAG